The following proteins come from a genomic window of Acinetobacter sp. SAAs474:
- the bioC gene encoding malonyl-ACP O-methyltransferase BioC — translation MKSKVIIDKSKIALRFSQAHTSYDQHALVQKKITLTLSNLIQHYCLSNQLDHVLDIGCGSGQLSRLLLQKTNVQRLYLNDLYPQIMMHCGDFDLNSVEFYIDDIERLDLAVCFDLIMSSSALQWVIDLNQLFSKIAAHLKPQGLLCFSTFGVDNLTEIKQLTGQGLHYHSAATIQAYLSNHGFEILHFSEAFECLSFDHPKQVLQHLKATGVTATATDFKWSKTTLHQFYHDYERFVSIDGEGQRLYPLTYHPIYCIARSIV, via the coding sequence ATGAAATCGAAAGTAATCATTGATAAGTCTAAGATTGCACTAAGATTTTCGCAAGCACATACCAGTTATGATCAACATGCATTGGTACAAAAAAAAATCACCTTGACCTTGTCTAATTTAATTCAGCATTATTGTTTATCAAATCAACTTGATCATGTCCTTGATATAGGTTGTGGTTCTGGACAGCTATCACGTTTATTGTTGCAAAAAACCAATGTGCAGCGCCTGTATTTAAATGATTTGTATCCACAAATAATGATGCATTGTGGTGATTTTGATTTGAATAGTGTGGAATTTTACATTGATGATATTGAACGATTAGATCTGGCTGTTTGTTTTGACTTGATTATGTCTAGTTCTGCATTGCAATGGGTAATCGATTTAAATCAGTTATTTTCTAAAATTGCAGCACATTTAAAACCTCAGGGTTTATTGTGTTTTTCGACATTTGGTGTTGATAATCTGACCGAAATAAAACAATTAACAGGCCAAGGTTTACATTATCACAGCGCTGCGACCATTCAAGCTTACTTATCTAATCATGGGTTTGAGATATTGCATTTTTCAGAAGCGTTTGAGTGCCTGAGTTTTGATCATCCGAAGCAGGTATTGCAACATTTAAAGGCAACTGGTGTTACGGCAACAGCGACGGATTTTAAATGGAGTAAAACCACCTTACATCAGTTTTATCATGATTATGAGCGTTTTGTGTCGATAGATGGCGAAGGTCAACGATTATATCCACTGACGTATCATCCTATTTATTGTATTGCACGGAGTATTGTATGA
- the bioD gene encoding dethiobiotin synthase, whose amino-acid sequence MTVQTSQVFFVSGIDTSIGKTYATGYLAKLWNAQGIATITQKLIQTGNVDISEDIEQHRQIMGTGWLDVDIEKLTMPEIFSYPASPHLATKLDGREIDFGKIEAATQQLMQKFDRVLLEGAGGLMVPLNEKLLTLDYVAMQKFPVILVSSGRLGSINHTLLSLEALKAKNIELYALAYNLHDESQDPLISNSTADYLKQYLTTHFPHAQWLEIPIIESL is encoded by the coding sequence ATGACTGTTCAGACATCTCAGGTTTTTTTTGTGAGTGGTATTGATACAAGTATTGGTAAAACCTATGCAACAGGTTATTTAGCAAAATTATGGAATGCTCAAGGTATTGCAACCATTACACAAAAATTGATTCAAACGGGTAATGTTGATATTTCTGAAGATATTGAGCAGCATCGGCAAATTATGGGAACTGGATGGCTGGATGTTGATATTGAAAAATTAACCATGCCGGAGATTTTTAGTTATCCAGCCTCACCACATTTAGCGACCAAGCTGGATGGAAGGGAGATCGATTTTGGTAAAATTGAGGCCGCAACACAGCAATTAATGCAAAAATTTGATCGCGTATTGCTTGAGGGTGCGGGCGGGTTGATGGTTCCGCTCAATGAGAAATTACTTACGCTGGATTATGTGGCTATGCAAAAGTTTCCAGTGATTTTGGTAAGTTCTGGTCGTTTAGGTAGTATTAATCATACACTATTGAGCTTAGAGGCTTTGAAGGCAAAAAATATTGAGTTATATGCCTTGGCCTATAACCTACATGATGAATCTCAAGATCCTTTAATTTCTAACAGTACAGCAGATTATTTAAAACAATATTTAACGACACATTTTCCACATGCGCAGTGGTTAGAGATTCCTATTATTGAATCTTTATAA
- the rluB gene encoding 23S rRNA pseudouridine(2605) synthase RluB, whose translation MSEKLQKVLARVGLGSRRYMEEVIAAGRVSVNGQVAQVGERIEPGDELRIDGRKVQFQIEDEIRRRVLIYYKPEGEICSRNDPENRPTVFDNLPPIANDRWVMVGRLDINSTGLLLFTNDGELANRLMHPSNEIEREYAVRVMGEVTPQLRQNMLQGVTLDDGPAKFESFAEIGGDGINRWYQVVVKEGRNREVRRIFESQGLKVSRLLRTRYGTVILPRELRTGRWIELDKQDIDNLTKSVELKPRQGTGLFGMAKRRNERMQEKPMAARRGGYLRQQRRDTEATQGGNQQQEHQRERRDRDDHTGQRERRNEHGLRKPFGINKGFKKF comes from the coding sequence ATGAGTGAAAAATTGCAAAAGGTGCTTGCACGTGTTGGTTTGGGTTCTCGCCGTTATATGGAAGAAGTCATTGCTGCTGGCCGTGTCAGTGTCAACGGTCAAGTAGCCCAAGTAGGTGAACGTATCGAACCAGGCGATGAGCTTCGCATTGATGGTCGTAAAGTACAATTTCAAATCGAAGATGAAATTCGCCGTCGTGTTTTAATTTATTATAAACCTGAAGGTGAAATTTGTTCTCGCAACGATCCTGAAAACCGTCCCACGGTATTTGACAACCTCCCTCCTATTGCCAATGATCGCTGGGTCATGGTTGGACGTCTAGATATCAACTCTACAGGCTTATTACTGTTTACTAATGATGGTGAATTAGCCAATCGACTCATGCATCCTTCAAATGAAATTGAACGTGAATATGCAGTACGTGTAATGGGTGAAGTTACACCACAACTTCGCCAAAATATGCTACAAGGCGTAACACTGGATGATGGTCCTGCAAAATTTGAATCTTTTGCTGAAATTGGTGGTGATGGTATCAATCGTTGGTATCAAGTCGTTGTGAAAGAAGGACGTAATCGTGAAGTACGCCGTATTTTTGAATCACAAGGTTTAAAAGTAAGCCGCTTATTACGTACTCGCTATGGCACAGTCATTTTACCTCGTGAACTGCGTACAGGCCGTTGGATCGAATTGGATAAACAGGATATCGACAATCTAACCAAAAGTGTCGAACTTAAACCACGCCAAGGCACTGGTCTATTTGGTATGGCAAAACGTCGTAATGAACGTATGCAAGAAAAACCAATGGCTGCGCGTCGTGGTGGTTATTTACGCCAACAGCGTCGAGATACCGAAGCAACTCAAGGTGGCAACCAACAGCAAGAGCATCAGCGTGAACGCCGTGACCGTGATGATCATACAGGTCAACGTGAACGCCGTAATGAACATGGTTTACGCAAACCTTTTGGCATCAATAAAGGTTTTAAAAAGTTCTAA
- the scpB gene encoding SMC-Scp complex subunit ScpB, which yields MSADELLPSSHDLHEILMQLEAIIFTSETPVSLARLKDAFHDRYSKVQLRQFLQQLSVLQHGRSIELIETAQGFRFQVRDKYRNIIKQIWPERPTRLSPSLLEILSVIAYHQPVTRSDIEQIRGVTNNSQILRTLFEWNWIKESGFRELPGRPALLITTPQFLNAFGLTSLGQLPPLQNTKEAFMTIDANAAKS from the coding sequence ATGAGTGCTGACGAGTTATTGCCTTCTTCTCATGATCTACATGAAATTCTCATGCAGTTAGAAGCCATTATTTTTACCAGTGAAACACCTGTTTCATTGGCTCGACTCAAAGATGCATTTCACGATCGCTATAGTAAAGTACAACTCCGACAATTTTTACAACAACTATCCGTATTACAGCATGGTCGATCTATTGAATTAATTGAAACAGCTCAAGGTTTTCGTTTCCAAGTTCGTGATAAATATCGTAATATTATCAAACAAATTTGGCCTGAACGACCAACTCGTTTATCGCCATCATTGCTCGAGATTCTTTCGGTGATTGCTTATCATCAACCCGTAACTCGATCAGATATTGAACAAATTCGTGGAGTCACAAACAATAGTCAAATACTACGTACATTGTTTGAATGGAACTGGATTAAAGAATCTGGTTTTCGTGAACTTCCTGGAAGACCCGCGTTGTTAATTACAACGCCTCAATTTTTGAACGCATTTGGCCTAACTTCTTTAGGTCAACTGCCACCCCTACAGAATACCAAGGAAGCTTTTATGACAATCGATGCAAATGCAGCGAAATCATAA
- a CDS encoding segregation and condensation protein A translates to MTQIVQNAMENLQSIRVMDEWQDELPEDLYIPPAAFEILLEHFEGPLDFLIYLIQKNGFDLINLDIAPIASQYLAYMDSMKSLNIELTADYMVMAALLADLKSRLLLPKPASINIIEKDPKQNLIDRLETYLNIKHAAERLNQMSILERDTFQPFVNLEQIPQHQTYAASQLHDALQCLFNRPEPIQHQILQEPVLLEERIASIQQQLQQGQVLEFKRLLKPSQGRLGMVVTFMAVLELSRQQKICIITTGIDAPLTIQRSPL, encoded by the coding sequence ATGACACAAATTGTCCAAAATGCTATGGAAAATCTGCAAAGCATCCGTGTAATGGATGAATGGCAAGATGAACTTCCTGAGGATCTCTATATCCCTCCAGCTGCATTTGAAATTCTCTTAGAGCATTTCGAAGGACCACTCGACTTTTTAATTTACCTCATTCAAAAAAATGGTTTTGATCTCATCAATCTCGATATTGCACCGATTGCTTCACAATATCTTGCCTATATGGATAGCATGAAGTCACTCAATATAGAACTAACTGCAGATTATATGGTGATGGCTGCACTTTTAGCGGATCTAAAGTCACGCTTGTTACTCCCAAAACCAGCTAGCATCAACATAATTGAGAAAGATCCCAAACAAAATTTAATTGATCGACTTGAAACGTATTTAAATATCAAGCATGCAGCTGAACGTCTAAATCAAATGTCTATTTTAGAACGTGATACCTTTCAACCATTTGTTAATCTAGAACAAATACCTCAGCATCAAACTTATGCAGCCAGTCAGCTTCATGATGCATTACAATGTTTATTTAATCGACCAGAACCCATTCAGCATCAAATTCTTCAAGAACCTGTTTTATTAGAGGAACGTATTGCCTCAATTCAACAACAACTACAACAAGGTCAGGTACTTGAATTTAAGCGATTACTTAAACCGAGTCAGGGGCGTTTAGGTATGGTCGTCACCTTTATGGCTGTACTTGAATTAAGCCGTCAACAAAAAATCTGTATTATCACGACCGGTATCGATGCACCACTCACCATTCAAAGGTCACCGCTATGA
- a CDS encoding L-threonylcarbamoyladenylate synthase, protein MLHLRVHPENPQPRLISQAVERIRAGDVVVYPTDAAYAIGCQIGNKHAMERISQIRGLGPKHQYAILCADLSDIATYAKVDNAMYRLLKNNTPAITTFILPATSEVPRRLMHPKKKTIGLRIPSNPICQMLLKELNEPLLTSTLILPGDSDPLDDPYEIELQLEKRIDVLIDGGLGSLATTSIVDLSGTHPEVIRHGMGDTRQFE, encoded by the coding sequence ATGCTACATTTAAGGGTACATCCTGAAAATCCACAACCACGTTTAATTAGTCAGGCAGTGGAGCGCATCCGTGCGGGAGATGTTGTGGTCTATCCAACAGATGCTGCTTATGCCATTGGTTGTCAAATTGGTAATAAACATGCCATGGAGCGAATTTCGCAAATTCGTGGTCTGGGACCCAAACACCAATATGCCATTTTGTGTGCCGATCTTTCTGATATTGCAACCTATGCAAAAGTAGACAATGCAATGTACAGATTACTTAAAAATAATACTCCTGCAATTACCACCTTTATCCTTCCTGCGACCAGCGAAGTCCCTCGACGTCTGATGCATCCAAAGAAAAAAACGATTGGTTTACGCATTCCAAGTAATCCAATTTGTCAAATGTTACTCAAAGAATTAAATGAGCCTCTGCTCACCAGTACATTAATTTTACCTGGTGACAGTGATCCTCTTGATGATCCTTATGAGATTGAATTACAACTTGAAAAACGCATAGATGTATTGATTGATGGTGGACTTGGTTCATTAGCAACCACCAGTATTGTTGATTTATCAGGTACACATCCTGAAGTGATTCGTCATGGTATGGGTGATACTCGTCAATTTGAATAA
- a CDS encoding elongation factor P hydroxylase — MHLLQPQTEVNISSLVSTLPTSDSDTSLQQVQLSPWVNLSPEPQQVDWLILHFNHWFSHLNVLLVRGDFEPEYFPATPETPARIQFAHGFFNSALHEISHWTIAGPKRRLQADLGYWYAPDGRTEAQQALFEQVEIKPQAIEWLFAQAFGRKFRVSLDNLTGESSNGQHFKDHVFKQVNDYFSGTARLPRDAQQFIRYICHCTRHGKMLQADEFQREALD, encoded by the coding sequence ATGCATCTGTTGCAGCCGCAAACAGAAGTGAATATCTCATCACTTGTTAGCACACTTCCAACTTCCGATTCTGACACTTCACTTCAACAAGTGCAACTCTCACCATGGGTGAATTTATCGCCAGAACCCCAACAAGTGGATTGGCTCATCTTACACTTTAATCACTGGTTTTCCCACCTAAATGTGTTATTAGTTCGTGGTGATTTTGAACCAGAATATTTTCCAGCAACACCAGAAACGCCTGCACGTATCCAATTTGCACATGGTTTCTTTAACAGTGCGCTACATGAAATTAGCCATTGGACGATTGCTGGACCCAAACGTCGTTTACAAGCTGACTTAGGATATTGGTATGCACCCGATGGCCGAACTGAAGCACAGCAGGCATTATTTGAACAAGTTGAAATCAAGCCACAAGCCATCGAATGGTTATTTGCACAAGCTTTTGGGCGTAAATTTCGTGTTTCTTTAGATAATCTCACGGGTGAAAGTAGTAACGGTCAACATTTTAAAGATCATGTTTTTAAGCAAGTAAATGATTATTTCTCTGGTACAGCACGTCTTCCTCGAGATGCACAGCAATTCATTCGCTATATTTGTCACTGTACTCGACATGGCAAAATGTTACAGGCAGATGAATTTCAACGAGAAGCTTTAGATTAA
- a CDS encoding YceD family protein: MSANTFPAQIEPFKWAEQGFTWSGTLPLSSFARIAREAVGSIDDQLINIDCKLSMDAYHRIIWLDGHVETKVPMECQRCLDAVDIELVSDFHLALVDDESLIERLDEDADFIVLGESEATTKGDYDTPAMVNLLALIEDELLLLMPLSPKHDTCEHKHQPAQEESAEEKRDNPFDVLATLKGKLN; the protein is encoded by the coding sequence ATGTCAGCAAATACCTTTCCGGCACAGATTGAGCCGTTTAAATGGGCTGAACAAGGTTTTACATGGTCAGGAACACTGCCATTGTCTAGCTTTGCTCGTATTGCCCGTGAAGCTGTTGGATCAATTGATGATCAATTGATTAACATAGACTGTAAGCTATCAATGGATGCGTATCATCGCATAATTTGGTTGGATGGTCATGTTGAAACAAAAGTTCCAATGGAATGTCAGCGTTGTTTAGATGCTGTTGATATTGAACTTGTTTCAGATTTTCATTTAGCTCTTGTGGATGATGAGTCACTGATAGAGCGCTTGGATGAGGATGCTGATTTCATTGTCTTAGGTGAAAGTGAAGCGACCACAAAAGGTGATTATGATACACCTGCAATGGTTAATTTATTGGCACTGATAGAGGATGAGTTGCTATTGTTGATGCCTTTGTCTCCTAAGCATGATACTTGTGAGCATAAGCATCAACCTGCTCAAGAAGAGTCTGCCGAAGAAAAGCGGGATAATCCGTTTGATGTTTTGGCTACTTTGAAGGGTAAACTTAACTAA